The following are encoded together in the Streptomyces sp. NBC_00341 genome:
- the trxB gene encoding thioredoxin-disulfide reductase has protein sequence MSDVRNVIIIGSGPAGYTAALYTARASLKPLVFEGAVTAGGALMNTTDVENFPGFQDGIMGPELMDNMRAQAERFGAELVPDDVVSVDLTGDIKTVTDTAGTVHHAKAVIVTTGSQHRKLGLPNEDALSGRGVSWCATCDGFFFKDQDIAVVGGGDTAMEEATFLSRFAKSVTIVHRRDSLRASKAMQDRAFADPKIKFAWDSEVAGVHGEQKLSGLTLRNTKTGETSELAVTGLFIAVGHDPRTELFKGQLDLDDEGYLQVQAPSTRTNLTGVFGAGDVVDHTYRQAITAAGTGCSAALDAERFLAALADDENAAAATV, from the coding sequence GTGAGCGACGTGCGTAATGTGATCATCATCGGCTCCGGCCCAGCGGGCTACACCGCCGCGCTGTACACGGCGCGCGCCTCCCTGAAGCCGCTGGTCTTCGAGGGCGCCGTCACCGCCGGTGGCGCGCTGATGAACACGACCGACGTGGAGAACTTCCCCGGATTCCAGGACGGAATCATGGGCCCGGAGCTCATGGACAACATGCGCGCCCAGGCCGAGCGATTCGGTGCCGAGCTGGTCCCCGACGACGTGGTCTCCGTCGACCTCACCGGCGACATCAAGACCGTCACCGACACCGCGGGCACGGTGCACCACGCCAAGGCCGTCATCGTCACCACCGGGTCGCAGCACCGCAAGCTCGGTCTGCCCAACGAGGACGCCCTCTCGGGACGCGGCGTCTCCTGGTGTGCGACCTGCGACGGGTTCTTCTTCAAGGACCAGGACATCGCCGTGGTCGGCGGCGGCGACACCGCGATGGAGGAGGCAACGTTCCTCTCCCGCTTCGCCAAGTCGGTCACCATCGTCCACCGCCGCGACTCGCTGCGAGCCTCCAAGGCCATGCAGGACCGCGCCTTCGCGGACCCGAAGATCAAGTTCGCCTGGGACAGCGAGGTCGCCGGGGTGCACGGCGAACAGAAGCTGTCCGGTCTGACCCTGCGCAACACCAAGACCGGTGAGACCTCCGAGCTCGCCGTTACCGGCCTGTTCATCGCAGTCGGCCATGACCCGCGCACTGAGCTCTTCAAGGGCCAGCTCGACCTCGACGACGAGGGCTACCTCCAGGTCCAGGCCCCCTCGACGCGTACGAACCTCACCGGTGTGTTCGGCGCAGGCGATGTCGTCGACCACACCTACCGGCAGGCCATCACCGCTGCCGGCACCGGCTGCTCCGCCGCACTCGACGCCGAGCGCTTCCTCGCCGCGCTCGCCGACGACGAGAACGCCGCCGCAGCCACCGTCTGA
- a CDS encoding anti-sigma factor, with product MTSTTDTTQHPDVSEISDLTEGVLSPPRTADVRHHVDGCDLCADVLASLEEIRSLLGSMPAPQAMPIDIADRIDAALADEARAVATASDSEAEGSRAEADVSRDAEADVSRETEQAATAQELADRPAGHARAATGPGRRPMRRRRRRAVLGTTLGAAVVGVSVFLLQNVTTSHNSADVRASDQGTSAKKSDSQAFSQSTVQERVHSLLSSSTDPSDPGKSAGRNQAPSIDTKSSPQTEPPGSASPQAPLRAPVATVPSCVEQGIGRNSAVLAVEKGTYQGAEAFLVVLPHPTDTTRVEAYVVDAACVGADPAVKGKLLLTHAYARP from the coding sequence ATGACATCGACAACCGACACGACCCAGCACCCGGACGTCTCAGAGATCTCCGACCTCACCGAGGGCGTGCTCTCGCCGCCGCGCACCGCTGATGTCCGGCACCACGTGGACGGCTGCGATCTCTGCGCCGACGTCCTGGCCTCCCTGGAGGAGATCCGCAGCCTGCTGGGCTCCATGCCTGCCCCGCAGGCCATGCCCATCGACATAGCGGACCGCATCGATGCCGCGCTCGCCGACGAAGCCCGTGCCGTTGCCACCGCTTCCGACTCGGAGGCGGAAGGTTCACGGGCGGAGGCAGATGTTTCACGTGACGCGGAGGCAGATGTTTCACGTGAAACGGAGCAGGCCGCCACCGCGCAGGAGCTCGCGGACCGCCCCGCCGGGCACGCACGTGCCGCCACCGGTCCCGGTCGCCGCCCGATGCGCCGACGCCGCCGCCGGGCAGTGCTCGGCACCACGCTGGGCGCCGCCGTAGTCGGTGTGAGCGTCTTCCTGCTGCAGAACGTCACCACGTCACACAACTCCGCCGACGTCAGAGCTTCGGACCAAGGAACCAGCGCCAAGAAATCCGACTCGCAGGCGTTCTCGCAGTCCACGGTCCAAGAACGTGTCCACAGTCTGCTGAGCTCCAGCACGGACCCGTCGGACCCAGGGAAGTCAGCCGGCCGGAATCAGGCACCTTCGATCGACACGAAGTCCTCGCCGCAGACCGAACCTCCAGGATCGGCGTCGCCGCAGGCGCCGCTCCGCGCTCCCGTGGCGACCGTCCCTTCCTGTGTGGAGCAGGGGATAGGACGGAACTCCGCCGTCCTCGCTGTCGAGAAGGGCACCTATCAAGGCGCGGAGGCCTTCCTCGTCGTCCTTCCGCATCCCACGGACACGACCCGGGTCGAGGCCTACGTCGTCGATGCCGCATGCGTCGGTGCGGACCCCGCAGTCAAGGGGAAGCTCCTGCTGACACACGCCTACGCCCGCCCCTGA
- the sigM gene encoding RNA polymerase sigma factor SigM — protein sequence MDDTRFADSTDQDLLASHVAGEPDAFGELARRHRDRLWAVALRTLGDREEAADAVQDALVSAFRAAHTFRGQSAVTTWLHRITVNACLDRVRKASSRKTSPVNDPERLDQLLEPHESAEAPAERQDLHRELFAALATLPAEQRAALVLVDMQGYPVAEAGRILDVPVGTVKSRCARGRARLAPLLTHLRGEAGDSGEREAGRNRTARASVPPAAGPRDAGTSDPAGVKGGGGRT from the coding sequence TTGGACGACACCAGATTCGCCGACTCGACTGATCAGGACCTTCTGGCCAGCCACGTAGCCGGTGAGCCGGACGCCTTCGGTGAGCTCGCACGGCGGCATCGCGACCGGCTGTGGGCCGTGGCTCTGCGCACCCTGGGCGACCGGGAGGAAGCGGCCGACGCCGTGCAGGATGCCCTCGTCTCCGCCTTCCGTGCCGCCCATACCTTCCGCGGCCAGTCCGCCGTGACCACCTGGCTGCACCGCATCACCGTCAACGCCTGTCTCGACCGGGTCCGCAAGGCGTCCTCCCGGAAGACCTCGCCCGTCAACGACCCGGAGCGGCTCGACCAGCTTCTGGAGCCGCACGAGTCCGCCGAGGCACCGGCCGAGCGGCAGGACCTGCACCGCGAACTGTTCGCGGCCCTCGCCACCCTCCCCGCCGAGCAGCGTGCGGCCCTCGTCCTCGTCGATATGCAGGGGTATCCGGTGGCAGAGGCGGGGCGCATCCTCGACGTTCCGGTCGGCACCGTGAAGAGCCGCTGCGCCCGGGGCCGCGCCAGACTGGCCCCGTTGCTCACCCATCTCCGCGGGGAAGCCGGGGACAGCGGTGAGCGGGAGGCGGGAAGGAACCGGACGGCGAGAGCATCCGTCCCACCGGCAGCGGGGCCAAGAGACGCGGGAACAAGCGATCCAGCTGGAGTGAAGGGCGGAGGTGGGCGCACATGA
- a CDS encoding protein kinase family protein, with protein MAERSTAAVDVADNSGDKPLSAKADEATTDGTAEAQESTGAGPQEAVDEPADADATVSSPDLHSGHKLAGRYRLEECVTRLDGFSSWRAVDEKLRRAVGVHLLPADHPRARSVLAAARSSALLGDPRFVQVLDAVEENDLVYVVHEWLPDATELTALLGAGPMEAHDAYQLVSQISQAMAAAHREGLAHLRLTPGAVLRSSSGQYRIRGLAVNAALRGITSEGPQRADTEAIGALLYAALTQRWPYESDAYGLTGLPKGVGLIPPDQVRAGVHRGLSEIAMRALANDGATASRQEQPCTTPDELAKAVAAMPRIRPPEPTFTAPPEYQRTTYQQGTYGRPAGPGAAPTQAVHVVPPAPLQSRTGKALKWAVSALLIAALGLGSWQLAETLLDHDSKSGDPGTTQSNPENGGAPPVEKSKPVRIVSAKDFDPLGDGSEKPQDIDHVYDGDASTYWHTDGYYSADFGKLKEGVGVVLDLGKVQRVRKVDVTFLGGTTSAELRTSSDATAPTMPNSFTKVAEGSGTNVSLKPGESVQARYLLVWLTKLPPSEGTFRGKISDIKVTG; from the coding sequence GTGGCGGAACGTAGCACGGCTGCCGTTGACGTGGCCGACAACAGCGGCGACAAGCCGCTGTCCGCCAAGGCGGACGAGGCCACGACCGACGGCACGGCAGAAGCCCAGGAATCAACGGGCGCAGGCCCCCAGGAAGCGGTGGACGAACCGGCGGACGCCGACGCCACCGTGTCTTCCCCCGATCTGCACAGCGGTCACAAGCTCGCCGGACGCTACCGGCTGGAGGAGTGCGTCACCCGTCTGGACGGTTTCAGCAGCTGGCGCGCCGTCGACGAGAAACTGCGCCGCGCGGTGGGCGTCCATCTCCTCCCCGCCGACCACCCGCGAGCCCGCTCCGTGCTGGCCGCGGCCCGTTCCTCCGCACTGCTCGGCGACCCCCGCTTCGTGCAGGTCCTCGACGCCGTGGAGGAGAACGACCTCGTCTACGTCGTCCACGAATGGCTTCCGGACGCCACCGAGCTCACCGCACTGCTCGGCGCGGGGCCGATGGAGGCCCACGACGCCTACCAGCTCGTCAGCCAGATCTCCCAGGCCATGGCGGCCGCGCACCGCGAGGGACTGGCCCATCTGCGGCTCACTCCCGGCGCGGTGCTCCGCAGCTCCTCCGGTCAGTACCGGATCCGCGGTCTCGCGGTGAACGCGGCACTGCGCGGCATCACCTCCGAGGGCCCCCAGCGCGCCGACACCGAAGCGATCGGCGCCCTCCTCTACGCCGCGCTGACCCAGCGCTGGCCGTACGAGAGCGACGCCTACGGCCTCACCGGGCTCCCCAAGGGCGTCGGCCTGATCCCGCCCGACCAGGTACGGGCCGGCGTCCACCGCGGCCTCTCCGAGATCGCCATGCGGGCGCTCGCGAACGACGGCGCCACGGCCTCCCGCCAGGAGCAGCCGTGCACCACGCCCGACGAACTGGCCAAGGCCGTCGCGGCCATGCCGCGGATCCGCCCGCCCGAGCCCACGTTCACCGCGCCGCCCGAGTACCAGCGGACCACCTACCAGCAGGGCACCTACGGTCGTCCCGCCGGACCCGGCGCCGCGCCGACCCAGGCCGTGCACGTCGTACCGCCCGCCCCGCTCCAGAGCCGCACGGGCAAGGCGCTCAAATGGGCGGTCTCCGCGCTGCTCATCGCCGCACTGGGCCTCGGCAGCTGGCAGCTCGCGGAAACCCTCCTGGACCACGACAGCAAATCGGGCGACCCGGGTACCACACAGAGCAACCCGGAGAACGGCGGCGCCCCGCCCGTCGAGAAGAGCAAGCCCGTCCGAATCGTCAGCGCCAAGGACTTCGACCCGCTCGGCGACGGGTCGGAGAAGCCCCAGGACATAGACCACGTCTACGACGGCGACGCGAGCACGTACTGGCACACCGACGGCTACTACTCCGCCGACTTCGGGAAACTGAAGGAGGGCGTCGGGGTCGTACTCGATCTCGGCAAGGTCCAGCGGGTCCGCAAGGTGGACGTGACGTTCCTGGGCGGCACCACATCGGCCGAGTTGCGCACCTCCAGCGACGCCACGGCACCAACGATGCCCAACAGCTTCACCAAAGTTGCCGAAGGTTCGGGCACGAACGTGTCACTCAAGCCCGGCGAGTCCGTTCAGGCGCGGTACCTTCTGGTCTGGCTCACCAAGCTGCCGCCGAGCGAGGGGACCTTCCGGGGCAAGATCTCGGACATCAAGGTCACCGGCTGA
- the murJ gene encoding murein biosynthesis integral membrane protein MurJ produces the protein MNAPYDGDRGQGTGGAGSSGGPPVPPGPEQVPPAPDPYLQAAYDYDPYRAQDLSAQDPVNEALYDRAAHPPPPPGTYQQPQPLYQQPPAAPYAPDPRIWAQTPPPEPDGPSRHLPYGDDAATTQFVGVDDLVTQASAGRDEPDAFAHLFRDQEGPAGSPAPDRPEPAPAPVPAKSGGRASGLLKSSAVMAAGTLVSRLTGFVRSLVITAALGAALLGDSFTIAYTLPTMIYILTVGGGLNSVFVPQLVRSMKDDEDGGEAYANRLLTLVMVALGVIVALAVFAAPWLIRLMSDTIASDQAANNVAITFARYCLPTIFFMGVHVVMGQILNARGKFGAMMWTPVLNNIVMIFTFGMFIWVYGTSHESHMGVQTIPPEGVRLLGIGTLLGLIVQSLAMIPYLREAGFRFRPRFDWRGHGLGKTVKLAKWTVLFVLANQAGVLVVTQLATSAGKESGRNGAGFLAYSNAQLIWGMPQAIITVSVMAALLPRISRAAHDNDPGAVRDDISQGLRNSAVAIVPVAFTFLALGVPISTLLYASTGPEAARSMGYILMAFGLGLIPYSVQYVVLRGFYAYEDTRTPFYNTVIVALVNAAASAICYVALPAQWAVVGMAASYGLAYAVGVGIAWRRLRNRLGGDLDGAHVLRTYARLCLAAIPAALIGGGVGFALLHALGDGASGSLLALVCGGIALLGVFVVAAKRMRIEEINGMVGMIRGRLGR, from the coding sequence ATGAACGCGCCGTACGACGGTGATCGCGGTCAGGGTACGGGCGGAGCTGGGTCTTCCGGCGGTCCGCCGGTGCCCCCTGGTCCGGAGCAGGTGCCACCGGCGCCCGATCCGTATCTGCAGGCCGCGTACGACTACGACCCCTACCGGGCGCAGGACCTCTCGGCGCAGGATCCGGTGAACGAGGCCCTGTACGACCGTGCGGCGCATCCGCCACCGCCTCCCGGCACCTACCAGCAGCCGCAGCCGCTCTACCAGCAGCCGCCTGCCGCCCCGTACGCCCCCGACCCGCGGATCTGGGCACAGACACCGCCGCCCGAGCCCGACGGCCCGTCCCGGCACCTGCCGTACGGCGACGACGCGGCGACCACCCAGTTCGTCGGCGTGGACGATCTCGTCACCCAGGCCTCTGCGGGGCGCGATGAACCCGACGCGTTCGCACACCTCTTCCGGGACCAGGAGGGCCCGGCGGGCTCCCCCGCCCCGGACCGGCCCGAGCCGGCCCCCGCGCCCGTACCGGCGAAGTCAGGCGGCCGGGCCTCCGGGCTGCTGAAGTCCAGTGCGGTCATGGCGGCCGGCACCCTCGTCTCACGGCTCACCGGATTCGTCCGCAGCCTGGTGATCACCGCGGCCCTCGGCGCGGCCCTGCTCGGCGACAGCTTCACCATCGCCTACACGCTGCCGACGATGATCTACATCCTCACCGTGGGCGGCGGCCTCAACTCGGTGTTCGTCCCCCAGCTCGTCCGTTCCATGAAGGACGACGAGGACGGCGGCGAGGCCTACGCGAACCGGCTGCTGACCCTGGTGATGGTCGCGCTCGGTGTGATCGTCGCCCTGGCGGTCTTCGCGGCGCCCTGGCTCATCCGGCTGATGTCGGACACGATCGCCAGCGATCAGGCCGCGAACAACGTGGCCATCACCTTCGCCCGGTACTGCCTGCCCACCATCTTCTTCATGGGTGTGCACGTCGTGATGGGCCAGATCCTGAACGCCCGCGGGAAGTTCGGCGCGATGATGTGGACTCCGGTCCTCAACAACATCGTCATGATCTTCACCTTCGGCATGTTCATCTGGGTCTACGGCACCTCCCACGAATCCCACATGGGCGTCCAGACGATCCCGCCGGAGGGCGTCCGGCTGCTGGGCATCGGCACCCTGCTGGGCCTGATCGTCCAGTCCCTCGCCATGATCCCGTACCTGCGCGAGGCCGGGTTCCGGTTCCGCCCGCGGTTCGACTGGAGGGGCCACGGGCTCGGCAAGACGGTCAAGCTGGCCAAGTGGACGGTCCTGTTCGTCCTGGCCAACCAGGCCGGTGTCCTCGTCGTCACCCAGCTCGCGACCTCCGCAGGCAAGGAGTCCGGCAGGAACGGCGCCGGTTTCCTGGCCTACTCCAACGCCCAGCTGATCTGGGGCATGCCGCAGGCGATCATCACCGTCTCGGTCATGGCCGCTCTGCTGCCCCGCATCTCCCGTGCCGCCCACGACAACGACCCGGGCGCGGTCCGCGACGACATCTCGCAGGGCCTGCGCAACTCCGCCGTGGCCATCGTGCCGGTCGCCTTCACCTTCCTCGCCCTGGGCGTTCCGATCTCCACCCTGCTGTACGCCTCCACCGGCCCGGAGGCCGCTCGTTCCATGGGTTACATCCTGATGGCCTTCGGCCTCGGGCTGATCCCCTACTCGGTGCAGTACGTGGTGCTGCGAGGGTTCTACGCCTACGAGGACACCCGCACCCCCTTCTACAACACCGTCATCGTCGCCCTGGTCAACGCGGCTGCCTCGGCCATCTGCTACGTCGCGCTGCCCGCCCAGTGGGCGGTGGTCGGCATGGCCGCCTCGTACGGCCTCGCCTACGCCGTCGGTGTCGGTATCGCGTGGCGCCGGCTGCGGAACCGGCTGGGCGGCGATCTGGACGGCGCCCACGTCCTGCGTACCTACGCCCGGCTCTGCCTCGCCGCGATCCCCGCGGCACTGATCGGCGGCGGTGTGGGGTTCGCCCTTCTCCACGCGCTCGGCGACGGCGCCTCGGGCTCGCTCCTCGCGCTGGTCTGCGGTGGGATCGCGCTGCTGGGTGTTTTCGTCGTCGCGGCGAAGCGGATGCGGATCGAAGAGATCAACGGCATGGTCGGCATGATCCGGGGAAGGCTCGGCCGCTGA